A genome region from Setaria italica strain Yugu1 chromosome III, Setaria_italica_v2.0, whole genome shotgun sequence includes the following:
- the LOC101763225 gene encoding ribulose bisphosphate carboxylase small chain, chloroplastic, with amino-acid sequence MAPTVMASSATSVSPFQGLKSTAGLPVSRRISSTGFVSNGGRIRCMQVWPAEGNKKFETLSYLPPLSTDQLLKQVEYLIRNNWIPCLEFSKVGFVFRENSRSPCYYDGRYWTMWKLPMFGCTEATQVYAELEECKKAYPDCYIRVIGFDNLRQVQCVLFIAYKPPGSE; translated from the exons ATGGCGCCGACCGTGATGGCCTCCTCGGCCACCTCCGTGTCTCCATTCCAGGGGCTCAAGTCCACCGCCGGACTCCCCGTCAGCCGCCGCATCAGTAGCACCGGCTTCGTCAGCAACGGCGGAAGGATCAGGTGCATGCAG GTGTGGCCGGCGGAGGGCAACAAGAAGTTCGAGACCCTCTCCTACCTGCCACCTCTCTCAACCGACCAGCTCCTGAAGCAGGTCGAGTACCTGATCCGGAACAACTGGATCCCCTGCCTCGAGTTCAGCAAGGTCGGGTTCGTCTTTCGTGAGAACAGCAGGTCTCCCTGTTACTACGACGGGCGCTACTGGACCATGTGGAAGCTGCCCATGTTCGGCTGCACCGAGGCCACCCAGGTGTACGCTGAGCTCGAGGAGTGCAAGAAGGCCTACCCTGACTGTTACATCCGTGTCATCGGCTTCGACAACCTCAGGCAGGTGCAATGCGTCCTGTTCATCGCCTACAAGCCCCCGGGCAGCGAGTAG